Proteins found in one Artemia franciscana chromosome 13, ASM3288406v1, whole genome shotgun sequence genomic segment:
- the LOC136034476 gene encoding probable chitinase 10 isoform X2, producing MDTMFLNCLLLSTLVFSGAYCLRAGPEDELIGTLPEYQCPDAGGSFPWVTCDKYVQCINLKASLYQCKLDYFFDLKWAGCNYPELVDCTNRTLPDGSTQAPITTTTKLPTPTFECPSANGNFLNPYDCSSYYVCSNNNAFLVKCPDGLVFNPQTESCDYPSAVDCSQISTLPEGSPTPQVTETTASSTVTVNRTTASSTVTVNRTEPVLNTTLSASEVPTTSSYPTTSQKPDLTTTPGEPFVCPGDGVFPHEDCSMFYQCANGGSTAQTCPPGLTFNPDILACDYPDNFFPPCGTRFPCPEPDGYFPNPDNCESYFVCSGGLSYEQVCSPGLVYNVENNVCDFPFNVPPPCGTASEERELVTDDITEEPITEPTPVWWFDCSIRNGFFPNPEDCTSYINCDNGNAWLLYCPNGTLYDAAMERCTTDASCTTSDFIRTSPNIQTATPDPNFECPEPNGLFANPLDCHSFYQCANSIPIFQLCPGNLHFSVEEQQCLDPAEANCQTYSFNFNN from the exons ATGGACACCATGTTCTTAAATTGTTTGTTATTATCTACATTAGTATTTTCAG ggGCTTACTGCTTACGCGCTGGTCCTGAAGATGAGTTAATCGGAACCTTACCGGAGTACCAGTGTCCAGATGCAGGCGGATCATTCCCGTGGGTAACTTGTGACAAATACGTTCAATGTATCAATTTGAAAGCTTCCCTTTATCAATGTAAATTGGACTACTTTTTCGATCTTAAATGGGCTGGCTGCAACTATCCAGAACTAGTAGACTGCACAAATCGCACACTACCCGATGGATCAACACAGGCCCCAATAACGACTACAACTAAGCTCCCAACTCCAACCTTTGAATGTCCATCCGCAAACGGAAATTTTCTAAATCCATATGACTGCTCATCATATTATGTTTGTAGTAATAACAACGCTTTCTTAGTCAAATGTCCAGATGGTCTAGTTTTTAATCCCCAGACGGAATCTTGTGATTATCCTAGCGCTGTAGACTGCAGTCAGATATCAACACTACCTGAGGGAAGTCCAACCCCACAGGTAACAGAAACAACTGCTTCCTCAACAGTTACTGTGAACAGAACAAC GGCTTCCTCAACAGTTACTGTGAACAGAACAGAACCAGTTCTAAACACCACATTAAGTGCATCTGAAGTACCTACCACATCTTCTTATCCCACTACATCTCAAAAACCAGATCTAACTACCACTCCAGGTGAACCTTTTGTTTGCCCAGGTGATGGTGTATTTCCTCATGAAGACTGCTCAATGTTTTATCAGTGTGCAAATGGCGGCTCAACTGCACAGACCTGCCCACCAGGACTAACGTTTAATCCAGACATTCTAGCCTGTGATTATCCAGATAACTTTTTTCCGCCCTGTGGAACAAGATTTCCGTGCCCAGAGCCAGATGGTTACTTCCCTAACCCAGATAACTGCGAAAGCTACTTTGTCTGTTCTGGAGGACTTTCTTACGAACAAGTCTGCAGTCCAGGACTTGTTTACAACGTCGAAAACAATGTCTGTGACTTCCCTTTCAACGTTCCTCCCCCATGTGGAACAGCCTCAGAAGAAAGAGAGCTTGTAACTGACGATATAACTGAGGAGCCAATTACAGAGCCAACTCCTGTGTGGTGGTTTGACTGCTCTATTAGAAATGGATTTTTCCCCAATCCAGAAGACTGTACATCATACATAAACTGCGATAACGGAAATGCCTGGCTACTCTACTGTCCAAATGGAACCTTATATGATGCTGCAATGGAACGATGCACAACAGATGCATCTTGCACTACAAGTGATTTTATTCGAACATCTCCAAATATTCAAACTGCAACTCCGGACCCTAACTTCGAGTGCCCAGAGCCGAATGGACTCTTTGCAAACCCACTTGACTGCCACTCATTTTATCAATGTGCCAATAGCATCCCGATATTTCAATTATGTCCTGGAAATTTGCATTTCAGTGTGGAAGAACAACAATGCTTAGACCCAGCTGAGGCTAATTGCCAAACTTACAGCTTCAAtttcaataattaa
- the LOC136035040 gene encoding chondroitin proteoglycan 1-like yields the protein MKISQVVFRSTTVPPFLVFNVDLETCDYDFNVPSPCGTLSASTSASFVCPEPNGYFSNPNSCLLFYICTDGTENIQYCAERLVYNPQKKTCDFPYNIQPLCGTLWTSTEAKTTHTTQQTSEAPILVTETTDSEAPSSETKLVSSTALPFVCPDPDGYFSNPNSCFSLYICIDGTGTIQYCAERLVYNPQKKTCDFPHNVNPPCGTCATYVCILGSTTHKKTSATPDKTTESGSPSRTTGHLPETTTSLVTTDLNSQITFAPSTSSPFVFPKPDGYFSNTEVCYSFYICYEGTENIRYCAEGLVYNPPKSPPGLSLMSTLKYVTTILMYRLHVEHSGQALMLKLHKALKRKVLILPLVLLIRLHKHHQLLVLSYALSPMVISQTQILAIHFISATKVQKTFGIVQKGYSTIL from the exons atgaaaatttCGCAAGTTGTGTTTAGGTCG ACAACAGTGCCCCCCTTCCTTGTCTTTAATGTCGATTTGGAAACATGTGACTACGATTTTAATGTACCATCTCCATGTGGAACACTCTCGGCAAGCACTTCTGCTTCTTTTGTTTGCCCTGAGCCTAATGGTTATTTCTCAAACCCTAATTCttgccttttattttatatttgcacTGACGGTACAGAAAACATTCAATATTGTGCAGAAAGGCTGGTCTACAATCCACAAAAGAAAACATGTGACTTCCCTTATAACATACAACCTCTTTGCGGAACCCTTTGGACAAGCACTGAAGCTAAAACTACACATACCACTCAACAGACAAGTGAGGCACCTATTTTAGTTACTGAAACAACAGATTCTGAAGCACCTAGTTCCGAGACTAAATTAGTATCATCAACTGCTCTTCCTTTTGTTTGCCCTGATCCTGATGGTTATTTCTCAAACCCGAATTCTTGCTTTTCACTTTATATATGCATTGATGGAACTGGAACAATTCAATATTGCGCAGAAAGATTAGTCTACAATCCTCAAAAGAAAACATGTGACTTCCCCCATAATGTGAATCCACCTTGTGGAACATGTGCTACATACGTTTGTATACTAGGTAGCACGACGCATAAGAAAACATCAGCAACTCCGGATAAAACGACAGAATCAGGATCACCAAGTAGAACCACTGGTCATTTACCTGAGACAACTACATCCTTAGTAACAACAGATTTGAACAGCCAGATTACATTCGCACCATCAACTTCTAGTCCATTTGTGTTCCCTAAGCCTGACGGTTATTTTTCAAACACCGAGGTTTGCTATTCCTTTTACATCTGCTATGAAGGTACTGAAAATATTCGTTACTGTGCAGAAGGTTTAGTCTATAATCCTCCAAAGAGCCCCCCTGGCTTGTCTTTAATGTCAACTTTGAAATATGTGACTACAATTTTAATGTACCGCCTCCATGTGGAACACTCTGGACAAGCACTGATGCTAAAACTACACAAAGCACTCAAAAGAAAAGTGCTAATTCTGCCACTGGTTTTACTGATAAGACTACACAAGCATCATCAACTTCTGGTCCTTTCATATGCCCTGAGCCCGATGGTTATTTCTCAAACCCAGATTCTTGCTATCCATTTTATATCTGCTACGAAGGTACAGAAAACATTCGGTATTGTTCAGAAGGGTTATTCTACAATCCTTTAA
- the LOC136034479 gene encoding chondroitin proteoglycan 2-like: MFLNYLLAFTLVFSGSYSLRAGPEDELIGSLPEYQCPDAGGSFPWVTCDKYIQCIDLKASLYQCKYDYFFDLKWAGCNYPELVDCTNRTLPDGSTQAPITVTTKPPTPTFECPSADGIFQNPYDCSSYYVCSNGNAFLVNCPSGLVFNPQTESCDYPSAVDCSQISTLPGGSPTPQVPETTASSTVAVNKTEPALSTTLTVPEVHTTSENSITSQKPDLTTTPGEPFVCPDDGVFPHEDCSMFYQCANGESIEQSCPPGLAFNPEILACDFPGNFYPPCGTRFPCPQPDGYFPNPDNCETYFVCSGGNSYEQSCSPGLVYNVENNVCDFPFNVPPPCGTASKERELVTDDITDEPITEPTPVWWFDCSNRNGFFPNPEDCTSYINCDNGNAWLLHCPDGTFYNATVEQCTTDASCTTSDFIRTSPNIQTVTPDPNFECPEPNGLFANPLDCNSFYQCANSIPIFQFCPGNLHFSVEEQQCLDPSEANCQVYNFNFNH; this comes from the exons atgtttttaaattatttgttagCATTTACATTAGTATTTTCAG GAAGCTATAGTTTACGCGCTGGTCCTGAAGATGAATTGATCGGCTCCTTACCGGAATACCAATGTCCAGATGCAGGTGGATCATTCCCGTGGGTTACTTGTGACAAATACATTCAATGCATCGATTTGAAAGCTTCACTTTATCAATGTAAATACGACTACTTTTTCGATCTTAAATGGGCAGGCTGCAACTACCCAGAACTGGTAGATTGCACGAATCGCACACTGCCCGATGGATCAACGCAGGCCCCAATAACTGTTACCACTAAGCCCCCAACTCCAACCTTTGAATGTCCATCTGCAGACGGAATTTTTCAAAACCCATATGACTGCTCATCATACTATGTTTGTAGCAATGGTAATGCGTTCTTAGTTAACTGTCCAAGTGGTCTGGTTTTCAATCCCCAGACTGAGTCTTGTGATTATCCTAGTGCTGTGGACTGCAGTCAGATATCAACTCTACCTGGGGGAAGTCCAACCCCACAAGTACCAGAAACAACAGCTTCCTCAACAGTTGCTGTGAACAAAACTGAACCAGCTTTAAGTACCACACTAACTGTACCTGAAGTACACACCACATCTGAGAATTCTATTACATCTCAGAAACCAGATCTAACTACCACTCCAGGTGAGCCTTTTGTTTGCCCAGATGATGGAGTTTTCCCACATGAAGACTGCTCAATGTTTTATCAATGCGCAAATGGCGAATCAATTGAACAAAGCTGCCCACCAGGACTAGCATTTAATCCAGAGATTCTTGCGTGTGATTTTCCAGGTAACTTTTATCCACCCTGTGGAACAAGGTTTCCATGCCCACAGCCAGATGGTTATTTCCCTAACCCAGATAACTGCGAAACTTACTTTGTTTGCTCTGGAGGAAATTCTTACGAACAATCCTGCAGTCCAGGACTTGTATACAATGTCGAAAACAACGTCTGTGATTTCCCCTTCAATGTTCCTCCCCCATGTGGAACAGCCTCAAAAGAAAGAGAGCTTGTAACTGATGATATAACTGATGAGCCAATTACAGAGCCAACTCCTGTATGGTGGTTTGACTGCTCTAACAGAAATGGATTTTTCCCAAATCCAGAAGACTGTACATCATACATAAACTGCGACAATGGCAATGCCTGGCTGCTTCACTGTCCAGATGGAACATTTTATAATGCTACAGTGGAACAATGCACAACAGATGCATCTTGCACTACAAGCGATTTTATTCGAACATCTCCAAATATTCAAACTGTGACACCAGATCCTAATTTTGAGTGCCCAGAGCCGAACGGACTTTTTGCGAACCCACTTGACTGCAACTCATTTTATCAATGTGCCAATAGCATTCCGATATTTCAGTTCTGTCCTGGAAATTTACATTTCAGTGTTGAAGAGCAACAATGCTTAGACCCTTCTGAAGCTAATTGCCaagtatataattttaatttcaatcatTGA
- the LOC136034476 gene encoding chondroitin proteoglycan-2-like isoform X1, with amino-acid sequence MDTMFLNCLLLSTLVFSGAYCLRAGPEDELIGTLPEYQCPDAGGSFPWVTCDKYVQCINLKASLYQCKLDYFFDLKWAGCNYPELVDCTNRTLPDGSTQAPITTTTKLPTPTFECPSANGNFLNPYDCSSYYVCSNNNAFLVKCPDGLVFNPQTESCDYPSAVDCSQISTLPEGSPTPQVTETTASSTVTVNRTTASSTVTVNRTTASSTVTVNRTEPVLNTTLSASEVPTTSSYPTTSQKPDLTTTPGEPFVCPGDGVFPHEDCSMFYQCANGGSTAQTCPPGLTFNPDILACDYPDNFFPPCGTRFPCPEPDGYFPNPDNCESYFVCSGGLSYEQVCSPGLVYNVENNVCDFPFNVPPPCGTASEERELVTDDITEEPITEPTPVWWFDCSIRNGFFPNPEDCTSYINCDNGNAWLLYCPNGTLYDAAMERCTTDASCTTSDFIRTSPNIQTATPDPNFECPEPNGLFANPLDCHSFYQCANSIPIFQLCPGNLHFSVEEQQCLDPAEANCQTYSFNFNN; translated from the exons ATGGACACCATGTTCTTAAATTGTTTGTTATTATCTACATTAGTATTTTCAG ggGCTTACTGCTTACGCGCTGGTCCTGAAGATGAGTTAATCGGAACCTTACCGGAGTACCAGTGTCCAGATGCAGGCGGATCATTCCCGTGGGTAACTTGTGACAAATACGTTCAATGTATCAATTTGAAAGCTTCCCTTTATCAATGTAAATTGGACTACTTTTTCGATCTTAAATGGGCTGGCTGCAACTATCCAGAACTAGTAGACTGCACAAATCGCACACTACCCGATGGATCAACACAGGCCCCAATAACGACTACAACTAAGCTCCCAACTCCAACCTTTGAATGTCCATCCGCAAACGGAAATTTTCTAAATCCATATGACTGCTCATCATATTATGTTTGTAGTAATAACAACGCTTTCTTAGTCAAATGTCCAGATGGTCTAGTTTTTAATCCCCAGACGGAATCTTGTGATTATCCTAGCGCTGTAGACTGCAGTCAGATATCAACACTACCTGAGGGAAGTCCAACCCCACAGGTAACAGAAACAACTGCTTCCTCAACAGTTACTGTGAACAGAACAACTGCTTCCTCAACAGTTACTGTGAACAGAACAACGGCTTCCTCAACAGTTACTGTGAACAGAACAGAACCAGTTCTAAACACCACATTAAGTGCATCTGAAGTACCTACCACATCTTCTTATCCCACTACATCTCAAAAACCAGATCTAACTACCACTCCAGGTGAACCTTTTGTTTGCCCAGGTGATGGTGTATTTCCTCATGAAGACTGCTCAATGTTTTATCAGTGTGCAAATGGCGGCTCAACTGCACAGACCTGCCCACCAGGACTAACGTTTAATCCAGACATTCTAGCCTGTGATTATCCAGATAACTTTTTTCCGCCCTGTGGAACAAGATTTCCGTGCCCAGAGCCAGATGGTTACTTCCCTAACCCAGATAACTGCGAAAGCTACTTTGTCTGTTCTGGAGGACTTTCTTACGAACAAGTCTGCAGTCCAGGACTTGTTTACAACGTCGAAAACAATGTCTGTGACTTCCCTTTCAACGTTCCTCCCCCATGTGGAACAGCCTCAGAAGAAAGAGAGCTTGTAACTGACGATATAACTGAGGAGCCAATTACAGAGCCAACTCCTGTGTGGTGGTTTGACTGCTCTATTAGAAATGGATTTTTCCCCAATCCAGAAGACTGTACATCATACATAAACTGCGATAACGGAAATGCCTGGCTACTCTACTGTCCAAATGGAACCTTATATGATGCTGCAATGGAACGATGCACAACAGATGCATCTTGCACTACAAGTGATTTTATTCGAACATCTCCAAATATTCAAACTGCAACTCCGGACCCTAACTTCGAGTGCCCAGAGCCGAATGGACTCTTTGCAAACCCACTTGACTGCCACTCATTTTATCAATGTGCCAATAGCATCCCGATATTTCAATTATGTCCTGGAAATTTGCATTTCAGTGTGGAAGAACAACAATGCTTAGACCCAGCTGAGGCTAATTGCCAAACTTACAGCTTCAAtttcaataattaa